In a single window of the Gadus chalcogrammus isolate NIFS_2021 chromosome 20, NIFS_Gcha_1.0, whole genome shotgun sequence genome:
- the mphosph8 gene encoding M-phase phosphoprotein 8 isoform X3 produces MQACSVEEKMAFEEDKSLIEEKMDFEGDKSLIEENTAFERDKSLIEERSSHTSNRFNLGMESAKEEGTLRLNNNHLQDLAGQICSYTLPNTADLPQQVPNKKQDERLLNKDEHTAGNLLPEVQMPMDTNVDFTGEMSLGLKQNNLSNGSEIISDNELTSPGDHNGLEDIRPMQTDDQVDDEVGKWSLPSEPAERTNSLQAADDDTIITSAKSNAESPKIKTGHRKIKERRQPTRFSSRMCKKVLQTSTLEEDDDDDEDDYDEDTSKEHFCLYCKNPFRRLLRHLERTHSNETEVTHAMHFPKDSKIKHTLLDQIRNKGDYEHNCSVLQSGEGEIVTKKNMNNAMLSDRDYLPCQHCLAFHRKTDLWKHERACKRRGDQRSDIGTKRFRVQSAASRLLPMSEFLTGGCEEIIDIMHQDEISHHVRNDPLICKYGNALSAKHDYDRSQFAYIAQKMRELGRFILAANEIDSSVHFLHEMCTPCRFELAVEGAKKLAGFDQTSGRYKTVSLVSKIGYSLKRAAEIAFGESRMTEDRETEAQIQRFINLLDKKWDQSFFKSSRTASQKVEIDKSTLTEDLIKLYRFITIGGDEASRELKENPGSLSWRKLGEVTLTEVYLFNRGRVGNTGRMLLKEYNGKKMEVPFTPSAEQILQCTKLELELKDGLTILELEGHGCRNMLVFLTPRMVSSIDLLNENRDKANVAEGNPYVFARNECLSPLRAFDHLRKAAAECGVVNPDAILSATLRDQVASYWQLMSLKEQELNKIAKLLDRSNEEFTKLQENPSLLEEMSKQLLKLDRTLYFRPNPNPETSGLAQTSGLAQTSGAVRMSFARKKGWNEEEQEAVRRYLGHYFTLMKLPGKKQCLACITAEPALSARSWTDIKNYIHNRLQSMKRKCFHRKAQGDNKFLRKRNQRGGRRAMKKEFPDKNKDFVLSRTTNPPTEHREMSPTNQAAVLYPQVKQAMNTVHLSMVGSKTNRAVTNTPMIPTFTPLNALTKTFTPEIARSTLLSPPYSTQRATSMPVHPAYSPQHATSMPGHLAGYSPHSSSPLMIPTFMPLNAPCSQQLPRFTPLNDRRSNMLSSFRPLNHSSTTGFPTSPPRTHSMTPLSSTLSMNLVASSQCTTTLPSYHVTHPNPRTHTTNPNPRTQTTNSNPRTHTTNPNPTTHLNHQSPSSHTTNSIPSTHARSKGVQHRTPSMKSNDSSVDTPDTPTSSSSQKTPKKAKRLWSEAEQTAVRRQLGDIGALTKVPVKKDCDACLAAEPALRSRTWREVKYFVHNTIQSKKKRANAPPSKRSAPLSPGVPNAIAEWDAPVYLSL; encoded by the exons ATGCAG GCATGTTCGGTTGAGGAGAAGATGGCATTTGAAGAAGACAAGAGTTTGATTGAGGAGAAGATGGATTTTGAAGGAGACAAGAGTTTGATTGAGGAGAATACAGCTTTTGAACGAGACAAGAGTTTGATTGAGGAGAGGAGCTCACACACTTCGAATAGGTTTAATCTTGGCATGGAGAGTGCAAAAGAAGAGGGCACTTTGAGACTCAATAACAATCACCTGCAAGATCTTGCGGGCCAAATCTGTAGTTATACCCTTCCAAATACAGCAGAtttaccacagcaggtcccaaacaaaaaacaagatgAGCGACTTTTAAATAAGGATGAACACACTGCTGGCAACCTGTTGCCAGAAGTCCAGATGCCAATGGACACCAACGTGGATTTTACTGGTGAGATGAGTTTGGGTTTAAAGCAGAATAATTTGAGCAATGGCTCTGAAATTATCTCAGACAATGAGCTAACCAGCCCGGGTGACCATAACGGGCTAGAAGACATCCGACCAATGCAAACGGATGACCAAGTGGATGATGAAGTTGGGAAATGGAGCCTTCCATCTGAACCTGCAGAAAGAACAAATAGCCTTCAGGCAGCAGATGATGACACCATAATTACATCTGCAAAGAGCAACGCAGAGAGCCCAAAAATTAAGACCGGACACAGGAAAATCAAGGAAAGACGACAACCAACCAGATTTAGCTCGAGGATGTGCAAAAAGGTACTCCAAACTAGTACGTTGGAGgaggatgacgacgacgacgaggatgATTATGATGAGGATACATCCAAAGAGCACTTCTGCTTGTATTGCAAAAATCCCTTCCGCCGATTACTGAGGCATTTAGAACGCACACATTCAAATGAGACAGAAGTCACTCATGCCATGCACTTCCCCAAGGACTCCAAAATCAAGCATACCTTACTGGATCAAATCCGCAACAAAGGAGATTATGAGCACAATTGCAGTGTCCTCCAAAGTGGAGAAGGAGAAATTGTCACAAAGAAAAACATGAATAATGCTATGCTGTCTGACAGAGATTACTTGCCTTGCCAGCACTGCCTTGCATTTCACCGCAAAACCGATCTTTGGAAACACGAGCGAGCGTGTAAGAGGAGAGGGGATCAAAGGTCCGACATCGGAACAAAGAGGTTCAGAGTTCAGAGTGCTGCTTCTCGACTACTTCCCATGTCGGAGTTCCTGACCGGGGGCTGTGAGGAAATAATTGACATCATGCATCAAGATGAAATCTCTCACCATGTACGGAATGACCCACTCATCTGTAAATATGGCAATGCGCTGTCTGCTAAACATGACTACGACAGATCCCAGTTTGCTTACATTGCACAGAAAATGAGGGAGCTGGGTAGATTTATCCTTGCTGCCAATGAAATTGACAGCAGCGTACACTTTTTGCATGAAATGTGTACACCTTGCAGATTTGAATTGGCTGTTGAAGGGGCCAAGAAGTTGGCTGGTTTTGACCAAACCTCCGGTCGCTATAAGACGGTTTCCCTGGTCTCAAAGATAGGCTACTCTTTAAAACGAGCTGCAGAAATTGCTTTTGGTGAAAGCCGAATGACTGAGGACAGGGAAACAGAGGCCCAAATCCAAAGATTCATAAATCTTCTTGATAAAAAGTGGGATCAAAGTTTCTTCAAAAGCTCTCGTACGGCCTCTCAGAAAGTGGAAATAGATAAATCAACGCTGACCGAGGACCTGATCAAACTTTATAGATTCATAACGATAGGAGGCGATGAAGCTTCCCGAGAGCTCAAGGAGAACCCTGGTTCATTGTCATGGAGGAAGCTTGGCGAGGTCACTCTCACCGAGGTCTATCTCTTCAACAGAGGCCGAGTGGGAAACACTGGGCGAATGCTTCTGAAGGAGTACAATGGCAAAAAGATGGAGGTACCATTCACGCCTTCTGCTGAACAGATTCTGCAATGCACAAAACTAGAACTGGAACTTAAGGATGGTCTTACAATATTGGAATTAGAGGGTCATGGCTGTAGAAACATGCTTGTCTTTCTTACTCCAAGGATGGTATCATCCATTGATCTACTCAATGAAAATCGAGATAAGGCTAATGTGGCAGAAGGCAACCCATACGTATTTGCAAGAAATGAATGCCTTTCCCCTCTCAGGGCATTTGATCATTTGAGAAAAGCAGCAGCTGAATGTGGCGTTGTGAACCCAGATGCCATTTTGTCTGCAACCCTACGAGACCAGGTTGCCAGTTATTGGCAGCTTATGAGCCTGAAGGAACAGGAGTTGAACAAAATTGCCAAACTCCTGGATAGGAGCAACGAGGAGTTCACCAAGCTCCAAGAAAACCCTTCCCTGTTGGAGGAAATGAGCAAACAACTGCTCAAGTTGGATAGGACTTTGTATTTccgtcctaaccctaaccctgaaacTTCAGGTCTTGCTCAAACTTCAGGTCTTGCTCAAACTTCAG GAGCCGTCCGGATGAGTTTTGCCAGGAAGAAAGGTTggaatgaggaggagcaggaggcggtgAGGCGGTACCTTGGCCACTACTTCACGCTCATGAAGCTCCCTGGGAAGAAGCAGTGCTTGGCCTGCATCACCGCTGAACCCGCCCTCAGCGCCAGGTCCTGGACTGACATAAAGAATTACATTCACAACAGGTTGCAGTCAATGAAAAGGAAATGTTTCCACCGTAAGGCTCAAGGAGATAATAAGTTCTTGAGGAAAAGGAACCAAAGAGGGGGTCGGCGTGCTATGAAGAAGGAATTTCCAGACAAAAATAAGGATTTTGTTCTCAGCCGGACAACCAATCCACCAACCGAACATAGAGAAATGTCTCCAACAAATCAGGCTGCTGTACTATATCCTCAAGTAAAACAGGCCATGAACACTGTGCATTTATCGATGGTCGGTTCTAAAACAAACCGAGCAGTGACAAATACACCAATGATTCCCACGTTTACCCCCTTAAATGCACTTACAAAAACATTTACCCCAGAGATCGCTAGAAGTACGCTCTTGTCTCCGCCGTATTCAACGCAGCGCGCAACAAGTATGCCAGTTCATCCTGCATACTCGCCACAACATGCTACAAGCATGCCGGGACATCTGGCAGGGTATTCGCCGCACAGCAGCAGCCCTCTGATGATTCCAACATTTATGCCGTTAAACGCGCCGTGTTCACAACAGCTCCCTCGGTTCACACCGCTGAATGATAGACGTTCAAACATGCTTTCCTCCTTCAGACCCCTGAACCATTCTAGTACAACAGGTTTCCCCACAAGCCCCCCCAGAACGCACAGCATGACCCCTCTCTCAAGCACCCTTTCGATGAACCTAGTCGCAAGTTCCCAGTGCACAACCACTCTCCCAAGCTACCATGTGACCCACCCAAACCCCAGAACCCACACCACAAACCCAAACCCCAGAACACAAACCACCAACTCAAACCCTAGAACCCACACCACCAACCCAAACCCCACAACCCACTTAAATCACCAGAGCCCAAGCTCCCACACTACAAACTCGATCCCAAGCACCCATGCACGATCCAAAGGTGTTCAGCACCGGACACCGTCAATGAAAAGTAATGACTCCTCCGTGGACACCCCTGATACTCCCACAAGTTCTTCTTCCCAAAAGACTCCCAAGAAAGCCAAGAGGTTGTGGAGTGAGGCGGAGCAGACCGCCGTTCGACGGCAGCTGGGTGACATTGGTGCGCTGACGAAGGTGCCCGTCAAGAAGGACTGTGACGCGTGTCTAGCGGCCGAGCCTGCTTTGAGAAGCCGGACCTGGCGGGAGGTCAAGTACTTTGTTCACAACACTATTCAGTCCAAGAAGAAGAGGGCAAACGCTCCTCCTTCCAAACGGTCTGCACCCCTCAGCCCCGGGGTTCCTAACGCCATTGCAGAATGGGATGCTCCCGTCTATCTTTCCCTGTAA